From the genome of Scytonema hofmannii PCC 7110, one region includes:
- a CDS encoding rhodanese-like domain-containing protein — protein MENTLLSAFASQSDAHDLKSRLEWGQPGCTIIDVRDRPTYNHGHITGAIPIPLSDLTKRASSLVKKRDIYIYGESDEQSAHAAQTLREAGFAHVATITGGLAAWTAAGGAVEGV, from the coding sequence ATGGAAAACACTCTGTTAAGTGCTTTTGCATCCCAATCGGATGCTCATGACCTCAAATCTCGTCTTGAATGGGGTCAACCTGGTTGTACTATTATTGATGTGCGCGATCGCCCAACCTACAATCACGGTCACATAACTGGCGCGATCCCGATTCCTTTAAGTGACCTGACAAAAAGAGCTTCTTCCCTAGTCAAGAAGCGGGACATCTATATTTATGGGGAAAGTGATGAGCAATCTGCCCATGCAGCACAAACGCTACGAGAAGCAGGGTTTGCTCATGTCGCTACAATCACAGGCGGGCTTGCAGCTTGGACGGCTGCAGGCGGTGCTGTAGAAGGAGTTTAA
- the mutL gene encoding DNA mismatch repair endonuclease MutL, translated as MVCIIQALPTEVVHLITAGEVIDSLASVVRELVENSLDAGATRIVVSLWPQQWRIRVADNGCGMPLDDLQRAATAHSTSKIRQCADLWKITSLGFRGEALHSLTTLADLEILSRPHCGDGGWRIVYGYGGEARHIEAAAIANGTVVTVSNLFENWSSRREGLPSLALQMKAVQATIQQIALCHPHVTWQVCQNDREWFSICPSSAVAQLLPQIVHQIKESDLHELKLEIPTPNSQLPITPYPQRGPHLPHSQLSLTIGLPDRCHRRRPDWVKVAINKRMVKSPELEQTILTGFHRTLPRDRYPVCFLHLLIPPEQVNWNRNPAKSEIYLNHLNHWQEQISQTIEKALRLNSTSVRESAHTTRVSQLLKAAEEKAPYNFNPSNPADKPPTPHSLLPTPHNIKAVAQVNNTYIVAEHPGGVWLVEQHIAHERILYEQLCDNWQIVPLEPPVILYQLSPAQVAQLEHIGLDIETFGEQLWAIRSVPALLQQRDDCGEAILELSLGGDLQTAQVAVACRSAIRNGKSLTQPEMQAILEQWQRTRNPRTCPHGRPICLSLEEPALARFFRRNWVIGKSHGI; from the coding sequence ATGGTATGTATAATTCAAGCGTTACCAACAGAAGTTGTGCATCTAATTACAGCGGGGGAAGTTATAGACTCCTTAGCTTCTGTCGTGCGGGAATTAGTAGAAAATTCCTTAGATGCAGGTGCAACGAGAATTGTAGTTTCTCTATGGCCTCAACAATGGCGTATCCGCGTTGCAGATAATGGATGTGGAATGCCTTTAGATGACTTACAACGTGCAGCAACAGCCCACAGTACCAGTAAAATTCGGCAATGTGCTGACTTGTGGAAAATTACGAGCTTGGGTTTTCGTGGAGAAGCACTCCACAGTTTGACGACGTTGGCAGATTTAGAAATATTGAGCCGTCCTCATTGTGGAGATGGGGGTTGGCGAATTGTTTATGGCTACGGAGGAGAAGCACGACATATAGAAGCAGCAGCGATCGCGAACGGTACTGTCGTCACAGTTTCCAACCTTTTTGAAAATTGGTCATCTCGTCGTGAGGGATTGCCATCACTAGCACTGCAAATGAAAGCAGTGCAAGCAACGATTCAACAAATCGCCCTGTGTCATCCCCATGTGACTTGGCAGGTTTGTCAAAATGACCGGGAATGGTTTTCCATTTGTCCCTCATCAGCAGTTGCTCAACTATTGCCCCAAATTGTACATCAAATCAAAGAGTCCGATCTCCATGAATTAAAACTAGAAATTCCCACTCCCAACTCCCAACTCCCCATTACCCCTTATCCCCAGAGGGGGCCCCACCTTCCCCACTCCCAACTCTCACTAACGATAGGATTACCAGACAGGTGTCACCGTCGCCGTCCAGATTGGGTGAAAGTGGCAATTAACAAACGGATGGTAAAATCACCGGAGTTAGAACAAACTATTCTGACAGGATTTCACAGAACATTGCCACGCGATCGCTATCCTGTTTGTTTTTTACACTTACTTATTCCCCCCGAACAAGTCAACTGGAACCGTAACCCAGCAAAATCAGAAATTTACCTCAACCACCTCAATCATTGGCAAGAGCAAATTTCCCAAACCATTGAGAAAGCACTCCGCCTTAACTCGACATCTGTCAGAGAATCCGCCCATACAACTCGCGTCAGTCAATTACTTAAAGCTGCAGAAGAAAAAGCCCCTTATAACTTCAATCCATCAAACCCAGCAGACAAACCCCCTACTCCCCACTCCCTACTCCCCACTCCCCATAACATAAAAGCCGTTGCTCAAGTTAATAACACCTATATCGTGGCAGAACATCCAGGTGGAGTGTGGTTGGTGGAACAGCACATTGCTCACGAGCGCATTTTATACGAGCAACTTTGCGATAACTGGCAGATTGTTCCCCTTGAACCACCAGTTATCCTCTATCAACTGTCTCCAGCCCAGGTAGCGCAACTAGAACATATTGGTTTGGACATAGAAACTTTTGGCGAACAACTTTGGGCAATTCGCAGCGTCCCCGCACTCTTACAGCAGCGAGATGATTGTGGAGAAGCGATTTTAGAACTCAGTTTAGGCGGTGATTTACAGACAGCGCAAGTCGCTGTTGCTTGTCGCAGCGCTATTCGTAACGGTAAATCCCTGACTCAGCCGGAAATGCAAGCAATACTAGAGCAATGGCAACGCACGCGCAATCCCCGCACTTGTCCTCACGGACGCCCAATTTGCCTATCCTTAGAA